One Burkholderia sp. 9120 genomic window, TTTCGGAATTTTCGTACGGTTTCCTGACCATTGCGCAGGCACCATGCTTCGACCTTTTTTGGGAGAGCATGGTAATGAAATTTGTGAAGGCCGCACTCGCGGCCTCGGCCTTCTGGCCTTTGGCGTCTTACGCCATGCTGGGCGGTGCGCCCGGTGCCAACACCGGCGCGACAGCCCGGTCGATGCTGCAAGCCGCAGCGCCTCGCAACGCGTCCGCAGCGGCCGCGTCTTACACGATGCGCGAATCCGAATACGCCGACGGCGTGACGATCCACGAATACGTGCTGCCCGCCAACGTGGTGTTCGCGGTGAGCTGGCAAGGTCCGGTGCGGCCGGACATGCGGGCGCTGCTCGGCAG contains:
- a CDS encoding DUF2844 domain-containing protein, producing the protein MKFVKAALAASAFWPLASYAMLGGAPGANTGATARSMLQAAAPRNASAAAASYTMRESEYADGVTIHEYVLPANVVFAVSWQGPVRPDMRALLGSYFPNFANGDASQTRGAGPMVQHSGDFHLESAGRAGHFFGKAYLPRLVPANVRVDQLP